One region of Deinococcus fonticola genomic DNA includes:
- a CDS encoding ABC transporter permease, translated as MLSRRLTGWLLAAPALLFTVLLLLVPLGRTLLEGGVNLGVWRDPYFLGRLGWTLLQATLTAAAAFLLGAPLAYLLSQYHVPGKALFLRLLLLPFVTPTLVAVLGLSALLGPQGWITRLTQLDLSETPTLLILGNLFFNLPIMIRLAYGGFSRVSPALIGAARSLGATPWQAARTVALPLALPGLAAGAVLVFLYSALSFGLPLALGGEKYATLEVEIYTLTALQLRLSEASALIVGQLLLTLTATWVYTLLTRGGVGIPASHLPRATGAAKAGLLSLGLLTVMLCFSPLLAVVLRGFLGSAGPTLAYWQGVLHDEQTPLLLGNTLRFGLLALLGATLLGGLYALGAWLARSRTLDLISLLPLMVSPVSLAVGYLLAYPVLAATLPLLLAAYTLLALPLVVRSLLPALRALPPRLLEAARTLGASGWQAHRSVTFPLVLPALRGGSALALATVLGEFGATLVLTRPEWATLSTGLYERLGRPGERNLGEACALASVLLLLAITAFTLLDGGEGEVT; from the coding sequence ATGCTGAGCCGTCGCCTGACGGGCTGGCTGCTGGCCGCCCCCGCGCTGCTGTTTACGGTGCTGCTGCTGCTGGTGCCGCTGGGCCGCACGCTCCTGGAAGGCGGCGTGAACCTGGGCGTGTGGCGCGATCCGTATTTTCTGGGACGGCTGGGCTGGACGTTGTTGCAGGCGACCTTAACAGCGGCGGCAGCTTTCCTGCTGGGTGCTCCACTGGCCTATCTGCTCTCGCAGTATCACGTGCCGGGGAAAGCGCTGTTCCTGCGCCTGCTGCTGCTGCCTTTCGTCACGCCGACCCTCGTGGCAGTGCTGGGCCTGTCCGCCCTGCTGGGGCCGCAGGGGTGGATCACGCGCTTGACGCAGCTTGACCTGAGTGAAACACCCACCCTGCTGATCCTGGGAAACCTGTTCTTCAACCTGCCCATCATGATTCGGCTGGCTTACGGCGGGTTTTCCCGCGTTTCACCCGCTCTGATCGGTGCGGCGCGTTCGCTGGGGGCCACGCCGTGGCAGGCAGCCCGCACGGTGGCTTTGCCCCTGGCTCTGCCGGGGCTGGCGGCGGGGGCCGTGCTGGTGTTCCTGTACTCGGCCCTGAGCTTCGGGCTCCCCCTGGCGCTGGGCGGAGAAAAGTACGCCACCCTGGAAGTCGAGATCTACACGCTGACTGCCCTGCAACTGCGCCTCTCCGAAGCGAGTGCCCTGATTGTCGGACAACTGCTTTTGACGCTGACAGCCACCTGGGTCTACACGCTGCTGACGCGCGGTGGGGTGGGCATTCCGGCCAGTCACCTTCCCCGCGCCACTGGAGCAGCAAAAGCGGGCCTGCTGAGCCTGGGGCTGCTTACAGTAATGCTCTGCTTCTCGCCGCTGCTGGCGGTGGTGCTGCGTGGTTTCCTGGGGTCTGCCGGCCCCACGCTGGCCTACTGGCAGGGCGTCCTCCACGACGAGCAGACGCCGCTGTTGCTGGGAAACACCCTTCGTTTTGGCCTCCTGGCCCTGCTGGGCGCCACCTTGCTGGGCGGGTTGTACGCGCTGGGCGCCTGGCTGGCCCGCTCACGCACGCTGGACCTCATTTCCCTGCTTCCCCTGATGGTGTCGCCGGTCAGTCTGGCCGTCGGTTACCTGCTGGCCTACCCGGTGCTGGCCGCTACGCTGCCGCTGCTGCTGGCCGCCTACACGCTGCTGGCCCTGCCGCTGGTGGTGCGCTCGCTGCTGCCCGCCCTGCGGGCGCTGCCCCCGCGTCTCCTTGAGGCCGCCCGCACGCTGGGGGCCAGTGGCTGGCAGGCCCACCGCAGCGTGACCTTTCCGCTGGTGTTGCCGGCCCTGCGTGGCGGAAGTGCCCTGGCCCTGGCCACCGTGCTGGGCGAGTTCGGGGCCACGCTGGTGCTGACCCGCCCAGAGTGGGCCACCCTCTCGACTGGCCTCTACGAACGCCTGGGCCGCCCCGGCGAACGCAATCTGGGGGAAGCCTGCGCGCTGGCCAGCGTGTTGCTGCTTCTTGCTATCACTGCTTTTACCCTGCTGGATGGCGGCGAAGGTGAAGTGACGTGA